The Verrucomicrobiota bacterium genome has a segment encoding these proteins:
- the rtcA gene encoding RNA 3'-phosphate cyclase, whose product MADLVEIDGSYGEGGGQVLRTSLTLAVLTGRPVRITRIRAGRTKPGLAAQHLQSVEATRTICNGAVEGAKLGSQEITLVPGEVVPGQYSFEIGTAGATSLVLQTLALPLALAAGPSELVIRGGTHVAWSPSFHYLRDQWCPALALAGLDVQVEIRKAGYYPKGGGELVARIFPRREVKLLKLHREAPPAAPRGAAVTIVSTRLPTHVAERQAKTARGLLEKAGLDVSVEIEEYDGVAPGTATHVRVPTGACGGMFTSLGERGLPAEKVAARAAGQAIAFAQSDAAIDKYLADQLILPLALAEGTSEFDTHEITEHLVTNADIVSEFLSVDIDVVGDKGSPGRVTITPADRPA is encoded by the coding sequence GTGGCAGATCTGGTCGAGATCGACGGCTCGTACGGCGAGGGTGGGGGACAGGTCCTCCGCACGTCGCTGACGCTGGCCGTTCTGACTGGCCGGCCGGTGCGCATCACGCGTATCCGCGCCGGACGCACGAAGCCCGGCCTGGCCGCGCAGCACCTCCAGTCCGTCGAGGCGACGCGCACGATCTGCAATGGCGCCGTCGAGGGCGCCAAGCTCGGTTCGCAGGAGATCACGCTCGTGCCGGGCGAGGTCGTCCCCGGCCAGTACTCCTTCGAGATCGGTACGGCGGGCGCCACGTCGCTCGTGCTCCAGACGCTCGCCCTGCCGCTTGCGCTCGCGGCGGGACCGTCGGAACTGGTGATCCGCGGCGGCACACATGTTGCGTGGAGCCCGTCGTTCCATTACCTGCGCGACCAGTGGTGCCCGGCGCTGGCACTCGCGGGCCTCGACGTCCAGGTCGAGATCCGCAAGGCCGGCTATTACCCGAAAGGCGGTGGCGAGCTTGTTGCGCGCATCTTCCCGCGCCGCGAGGTCAAGCTGCTCAAGCTGCACCGCGAAGCGCCGCCTGCCGCACCGAGAGGCGCAGCGGTGACCATTGTCTCGACGCGGTTGCCCACGCACGTTGCCGAACGCCAGGCAAAGACCGCGCGCGGGCTGCTCGAGAAAGCCGGACTCGACGTGTCGGTCGAGATTGAGGAATATGACGGCGTCGCGCCCGGAACGGCGACACACGTGCGCGTGCCGACGGGCGCGTGCGGCGGCATGTTCACGTCGTTGGGCGAGCGCGGGCTGCCCGCCGAGAAGGTCGCCGCGCGCGCGGCGGGGCAGGCGATCGCCTTCGCGCAATCGGACGCAGCGATCGACAAGTACCTGGCCGATCAGCTCATCCTGCCGCTCGCGCTCGCGGAGGGCACCAGCGAGTTCGATACGCACGAGATCACCGAGCACCTGGTGACCAACGCCGATATCGTGAGCGAGTTCCTGTCCGTCGACATCGACGTCGTCGGCGACAAAGGCTCCCCCGGCCGTGTCACCATCACTCCCGCCGACCGCCCGGCGTAA